A single region of the Ornithorhynchus anatinus mitochondrion, complete genome genome encodes:
- the ND4L gene encoding NADH dehydrogenase subunit 4L: MTTMFLNLLLAFTVALVGVFIYREHLMSTLLCLEGMMLSIFIMVALILLHHHLNSTMMLPLILLVFSACEAGVGLALLVKTSNSYGTDHINNLNLLQC; the protein is encoded by the coding sequence ATAACAACTATATTCCTTAATCTCTTATTAGCATTTACAGTAGCCCTAGTGGGGGTTTTCATTTATCGAGAACACTTAATATCAACCCTACTATGTCTTGAAGGTATAATATTGTCAATTTTTATTATAGTGGCTCTCATTCTTCTTCACCACCATCTAAACTCAACTATAATACTCCCTCTTATTTTACTAGTTTTCTCCGCATGCGAAGCAGGCGTAGGCTTAGCACTTTTAGTTAAAACCTCTAACTCCTACGGAACAGACCATATTAATAACCTCAATCTACTACAATGTTAA